In Sphingobacterium sp. PCS056, the following proteins share a genomic window:
- a CDS encoding glycosyltransferase family 4 protein, translating to MIRVAFFAEIMIPDFDGAARTIFQLVDRIDKNRFEFLFIYGTGPDQIQDFECMKIPSLSIPIQQNYTMAIPALVDQRIRKRLQDFNPDIIHIATPSLLGFYAQRYALKNQKPVISIYHTHFVSYIDYYLKHFSFLVGPTKKRIIQTQNKFYNNCDKVYVPTTSIVSELTKMGINPTLMQIWKRGIDNTLFSPNKKDENWMAEITGNNHPTILFASRLVWEKNLKTLIDIYSLLKQQSIPLNFIVAGDGSAMDACRQNMPDALFLGKLNHNDLAKLYASSTLFVFPSHSETYGNVVIEAMASALPCVIADGGGSADLVTEGVNGFKCKPKDAAMFVERIIQLLRDKQLRNDIGNAGLQFSKSMDWNSLAAVYFEELEQMSMDAADSMIKFQAG from the coding sequence ATGATAAGAGTTGCTTTTTTTGCCGAAATCATGATTCCAGATTTTGATGGAGCTGCACGTACAATTTTTCAGCTTGTCGACCGCATCGATAAAAATAGATTTGAGTTTTTGTTTATTTATGGCACAGGACCAGATCAAATACAAGATTTTGAATGTATGAAAATACCGTCTTTAAGTATTCCCATACAGCAAAACTATACTATGGCTATTCCAGCCTTGGTAGACCAACGTATTCGGAAAAGACTACAAGATTTCAATCCTGACATTATTCATATCGCCACACCTTCACTTTTAGGATTTTATGCACAGCGCTATGCTCTAAAAAACCAAAAACCGGTGATCAGTATTTACCACACACACTTCGTAAGCTATATTGATTATTATCTTAAACATTTTTCTTTCTTAGTCGGCCCAACAAAGAAAAGGATTATTCAAACACAGAATAAATTCTATAATAACTGTGACAAGGTCTATGTACCTACAACTAGTATTGTATCTGAACTCACAAAAATGGGTATCAACCCGACCTTGATGCAGATCTGGAAACGAGGAATTGACAACACCTTGTTTTCACCTAACAAAAAGGATGAAAATTGGATGGCAGAAATAACGGGGAACAATCATCCAACAATACTATTTGCCAGTCGTCTTGTCTGGGAAAAGAACTTAAAAACACTGATCGACATCTACAGTTTATTAAAGCAACAATCTATTCCCTTAAATTTTATTGTTGCAGGTGATGGTTCGGCGATGGATGCATGTCGTCAAAATATGCCCGATGCACTTTTTTTAGGTAAACTGAATCATAATGATCTCGCTAAGTTATATGCTTCCTCAACTTTGTTTGTTTTTCCTTCCCATTCGGAAACTTACGGGAATGTTGTGATTGAAGCTATGGCATCGGCTCTTCCTTGTGTTATTGCAGATGGCGGTGGTTCTGCAGATCTCGTAACAGAAGGTGTTAACGGTTTTAAGTGTAAACCTAAAGATGCCGCGATGTTTGTCGAACGCATAATACAATTATTAAGAGATAAACAACTTAGAAATGACATTGGAAATGCTGGATTGCAATTTAGTAAATCAATGGATTGGAATTCATTAGCAGCTGTATATTTTGAGGAACTCGAACAAATGAGTATGGATGCGGCAGATTCCATGATTAAATTTCAGGCAGGTTGA
- a CDS encoding lysylphosphatidylglycerol synthase transmembrane domain-containing protein, which produces MIRIKILKSILVLLLIISLSVFISHIDLGAVLKEVAHMGWNLVWIIVITGLAYLFGTAGWQNCFIEKPKRLSLWQLFCIRHIGETIGLFNPTSIIGGDYIKTVLLKPTGTSPQEIVNSVLISRFLAIITQFSLFGITGFWFLTSSFNKNIPDQTLTILWILVITLFSIPLIIFFLLKRSKKLQVASALSCKFFRRLSIRLQLVLNAVLVFHQSQPYKCYRAYLYFFLHWVVGAFELFLILYFSGITIPIVLSQFMDMGIVIIKSFGAFIPAQIGIEEFGNRLLLTSAGIYTIQVWLIIALIRRSRQVFWIIFGFFAYLGLKKRLSTS; this is translated from the coding sequence TTGATACGGATAAAAATTTTAAAATCAATACTTGTTCTGCTCCTTATTATTTCTTTATCTGTTTTCATCAGCCATATCGATCTGGGAGCAGTATTAAAAGAAGTTGCTCATATGGGTTGGAACCTGGTTTGGATTATCGTTATTACTGGTCTGGCTTATCTTTTTGGAACTGCTGGATGGCAAAACTGCTTTATTGAAAAACCAAAAAGATTATCTTTATGGCAGCTATTTTGTATTCGGCACATTGGTGAAACGATAGGCTTATTCAACCCAACCAGTATAATAGGTGGTGATTATATTAAAACCGTTCTCCTAAAACCTACGGGTACCTCTCCACAAGAGATTGTCAATTCTGTGCTCATATCCCGCTTTTTAGCCATTATAACACAATTTTCATTATTTGGTATTACCGGTTTTTGGTTCTTAACAAGCTCTTTTAATAAAAATATACCTGACCAAACGCTTACAATCTTATGGATATTGGTCATCACCCTCTTTTCAATTCCTCTGATTATCTTTTTTCTACTCAAAAGGTCTAAAAAACTACAGGTTGCATCGGCATTATCATGCAAATTTTTCAGAAGGCTCAGTATACGCCTTCAGCTCGTGCTCAATGCAGTTTTGGTATTTCATCAAAGTCAACCGTATAAATGTTATCGGGCTTATCTTTATTTTTTTCTGCACTGGGTTGTTGGAGCTTTTGAGCTTTTCCTTATTCTATATTTTTCTGGCATTACGATTCCGATTGTACTGAGTCAATTTATGGACATGGGTATTGTGATTATCAAAAGTTTTGGTGCTTTTATTCCAGCTCAGATCGGTATTGAGGAATTTGGCAATAGGTTACTATTGACTAGTGCTGGTATTTATACGATTCAAGTATGGTTGATCATCGCTTTAATCAGGCGTTCACGACAAGTTTTTTGGATCATTTTTGGTTTTTTTGCTTATCTCGGACTTAAAAAAAGGTTGTCGACATCCTAA
- a CDS encoding glycosyltransferase family 4 protein, whose product MEILFISHKFPPAIGGMEKQSFELINGMSSLTPVHQIVYQGNESILRFFFLLNKRILAVLDRHPNVRLIHFNDGLVASLSLRHRGYDHLKKVVTIHGLDVVFPLRHFQKKIISQFNRFDKIIAVSQATKQAAIDRGIDPNKIDVIANGVDHHLVMDPHVAIDVILKKYKIDKDANKLIIALGRPVKRKGISWFIKHVLPQLPAGYKLILIGPFTMTATWKEKLLYALPQPVRHLVFLFLGFPSDQKVIRQYLRNPDYEDRLQHIGKIPLVDVQSLLCHSGLFIMPNIKVDGDMEGFGLVCLEASICGATVFASDLEGISDAIVHQKNGFLIPTEKADRWISEIKDALDDPLLLQNRSKEFQAYSSQHYSWEKMSKAYFSLFQDIIQCG is encoded by the coding sequence ATGGAAATTCTCTTCATCAGTCACAAGTTTCCTCCAGCTATCGGAGGTATGGAAAAACAGAGCTTTGAGCTCATTAATGGGATGAGCTCTCTCACTCCAGTTCATCAAATCGTTTATCAAGGGAATGAATCTATTCTGCGATTCTTTTTTCTACTGAATAAACGAATTTTAGCAGTCTTGGATAGACATCCGAACGTCCGACTTATACACTTTAATGATGGCTTAGTTGCGAGCTTGTCTTTACGGCACCGAGGGTATGATCACTTAAAAAAAGTCGTGACGATTCATGGTCTTGATGTAGTGTTTCCTTTGAGGCATTTCCAGAAGAAAATTATTTCTCAGTTCAATCGTTTTGATAAAATTATTGCTGTCAGTCAAGCGACAAAACAAGCTGCTATTGATCGGGGAATTGACCCAAACAAAATTGATGTTATTGCAAATGGTGTGGACCATCATCTCGTTATGGATCCTCACGTTGCGATTGATGTTATTTTAAAGAAATATAAGATTGACAAGGATGCTAATAAATTGATCATTGCACTTGGAAGACCTGTAAAACGGAAAGGCATTTCTTGGTTTATAAAACATGTTCTTCCACAATTACCTGCCGGCTATAAACTTATTTTAATCGGTCCTTTTACTATGACCGCAACTTGGAAAGAGAAATTACTCTATGCCTTGCCACAGCCTGTGCGACATCTTGTATTTTTATTCCTGGGATTTCCGTCAGACCAGAAGGTCATACGTCAATATTTAAGAAATCCTGATTATGAAGATCGATTACAGCACATCGGAAAAATTCCCCTTGTAGATGTACAGTCTTTGCTTTGTCATTCTGGACTTTTTATCATGCCTAATATCAAAGTTGATGGCGATATGGAAGGTTTTGGTTTAGTATGTCTGGAGGCAAGTATCTGCGGGGCGACCGTATTTGCTTCGGATCTTGAAGGTATCTCTGATGCTATTGTTCATCAGAAAAATGGATTTCTAATTCCTACAGAGAAGGCTGACCGCTGGATTTCGGAAATCAAAGATGCCCTTGATGATCCTTTGCTTCTACAGAATAGAAGCAAAGAATTTCAAGCGTATTCATCACAGCATTATAGCTGGGAGAAAATGTCTAAAGCTTATTTCTCTTTGTTTCAAGATATCATTCAATGTGGATAG
- a CDS encoding acyl-CoA dehydrogenase family protein, translating into MNLTCDYFNIDELLSDENKLIRQSIRDFVSTEIKPVINDAAQHHHDIPNLMLKLGAIGALGPYIPEQYGGAGLDQIAYGIIMQELEAGDSAIRSAASVQSSLVMYPIFTFGSEAQKQKYLPKLASGTYIGSFGLTEPNHGSDPAAMETRLLKKDGKYILNGAKMWITNAPICDIAIVWARDEQDKIRGCIVERNMEGFTTPETANKWSLRASKTGELIFQNVEIPSENILPEVNSLRGPFSCLNSARYGISWGVIGAAIDCYQTAVKYALEREQFGKPIASYQLQQKKLAEFLTEITKAQLLAWRLGVLKNEGKATPAQISMAKRNNVHMALEIARESRQILGAMGIVGDFPMMRHMMNLESVITYEGTHDIHLLITGNDITGLSAF; encoded by the coding sequence ATGAACTTAACATGCGATTATTTCAATATAGATGAGCTCTTATCAGACGAAAACAAGCTCATTCGCCAGTCCATTCGCGATTTCGTCAGCACGGAAATAAAACCAGTCATAAACGATGCGGCTCAACACCATCATGATATTCCCAATTTGATGTTGAAACTTGGAGCCATTGGAGCATTAGGGCCATATATTCCAGAACAATACGGTGGAGCAGGTTTAGATCAGATAGCTTATGGGATCATCATGCAGGAATTGGAGGCAGGTGATTCAGCCATCCGATCGGCAGCATCTGTACAATCATCATTAGTCATGTATCCTATCTTTACATTTGGAAGTGAAGCACAAAAGCAAAAGTATCTCCCAAAACTAGCCAGCGGAACCTACATCGGTAGCTTCGGCTTGACTGAGCCCAATCACGGATCAGACCCTGCAGCGATGGAAACGCGATTGCTCAAAAAGGATGGAAAATATATCCTCAATGGCGCCAAGATGTGGATTACAAATGCCCCAATATGTGATATCGCGATCGTATGGGCAAGAGACGAACAGGATAAAATAAGAGGATGTATCGTCGAGCGCAATATGGAAGGATTCACGACTCCTGAAACAGCTAATAAATGGTCGCTACGTGCATCGAAGACAGGCGAGTTGATTTTTCAAAACGTAGAAATACCTTCAGAAAATATTTTACCTGAAGTAAATTCACTCCGTGGTCCATTTTCTTGTTTAAACTCGGCACGGTACGGCATTTCATGGGGAGTCATTGGAGCGGCAATTGATTGTTATCAAACAGCAGTAAAATATGCTTTGGAAAGAGAACAGTTTGGCAAGCCAATAGCCTCTTATCAATTGCAACAAAAAAAACTGGCAGAATTTCTGACAGAAATAACAAAAGCCCAATTATTAGCATGGCGCTTGGGCGTACTGAAAAATGAAGGAAAAGCTACGCCGGCACAGATCTCGATGGCAAAACGGAATAATGTACATATGGCATTAGAAATCGCTAGAGAATCAAGACAGATACTAGGAGCGATGGGGATTGTCGGTGATTTTCCGATGATGCGGCACATGATGAATTTAGAATCTGTCATTACTTATGAAGGAACACACGATATCCACCTATTGATCACAGGCAATGATATCACGGGATTAAGTGCTTTTTAA
- a CDS encoding aldehyde dehydrogenase family protein, translating to MIIQELKELGILSTNLGSSTGQNWFATGEDITSNSPVDAQAIATVTCSSHDDYNQICAQAQQAYATWRLVPAPQRGEVIRLFGEKLRALKPALGKLVSYEMGKSLQEGMGEVQEMIDICDFAVGLSRQLYGSTIHSERPSHRMYDQYHPLGIVGIISAFNFPVAVWAWNTALALICGDVVIWKPSEKTPLCAIACQRILADVLKHKNLPEGISNLVIGDKVVGEWMVNDRHIPLISATGSTRMGKIVAQQVAGRLGKTILELGGNNAIIITPDADLNMTTIGAVFGAVGTAGQRCTSTRRLIIHEHVYEQVKDSLVKAYAQLKIGDPLLPENHVGPLIDKMAVEHYLNALSEIEKQGGKLIVAGGVLTGKGFESGCYVKPAIAEVENHYEIVQKETFAPILYLIKYKGHVLDAIAIQNDVKQGLSSAIMTNNLREAELFLSAQGSDCGIANVNIGTSGAEIGGAFGGEKDTGGGRESGSDAWKAYMRRQTNTINYSTELPLAQGITFNL from the coding sequence ATGATAATACAAGAATTAAAAGAATTGGGCATCCTATCGACCAATTTGGGTTCGTCTACAGGACAAAATTGGTTTGCAACTGGAGAAGATATCACTTCCAACTCGCCTGTCGATGCGCAAGCAATTGCTACAGTGACTTGTTCTTCCCATGATGATTATAATCAAATATGTGCACAGGCACAGCAAGCATATGCAACTTGGCGATTAGTGCCTGCTCCACAAAGAGGGGAAGTGATCCGGTTATTTGGCGAAAAATTGAGAGCGTTAAAGCCTGCTCTTGGTAAACTTGTTTCTTATGAAATGGGTAAATCGCTGCAAGAAGGTATGGGTGAGGTACAGGAAATGATTGACATCTGTGATTTTGCTGTTGGTTTATCACGTCAGCTCTACGGTTCAACGATTCATTCGGAGCGCCCCTCTCATCGGATGTATGATCAATACCATCCTTTAGGGATTGTGGGTATTATTTCTGCTTTCAACTTTCCTGTTGCTGTTTGGGCATGGAATACGGCTCTAGCCTTAATTTGTGGGGATGTTGTGATTTGGAAACCCAGTGAAAAAACACCTTTATGTGCAATCGCGTGCCAACGGATTCTAGCGGATGTGCTCAAACATAAAAATTTACCAGAAGGTATTTCGAATTTAGTAATTGGTGATAAGGTCGTCGGAGAATGGATGGTCAATGATCGCCATATCCCCTTAATATCGGCTACTGGCTCTACGCGAATGGGTAAAATAGTTGCTCAACAGGTTGCTGGAAGGTTAGGAAAAACTATTTTAGAACTCGGCGGCAACAATGCCATTATCATTACGCCTGATGCGGATCTGAATATGACCACTATTGGAGCTGTGTTTGGTGCTGTTGGTACAGCAGGCCAGCGCTGTACTTCTACCCGTAGACTCATTATTCATGAACATGTCTATGAACAGGTGAAAGATTCATTGGTTAAGGCCTACGCTCAACTTAAGATTGGGGATCCGCTACTTCCCGAAAATCATGTCGGTCCACTGATTGATAAGATGGCGGTTGAACATTATTTAAATGCACTTTCGGAAATCGAGAAACAGGGCGGTAAACTTATTGTTGCAGGCGGAGTGTTAACAGGCAAAGGTTTTGAAAGTGGCTGTTATGTTAAACCTGCTATTGCAGAGGTCGAAAATCATTATGAAATCGTCCAAAAAGAAACTTTTGCTCCTATTCTTTATTTAATCAAATATAAAGGGCATGTTTTGGATGCTATCGCCATTCAAAATGATGTCAAACAAGGGCTATCCTCAGCCATTATGACCAACAATCTGCGAGAAGCTGAGCTGTTTTTAAGTGCGCAGGGTTCGGATTGCGGTATTGCGAATGTCAATATCGGAACTTCTGGAGCTGAGATTGGTGGTGCTTTTGGTGGTGAAAAAGACACTGGAGGTGGACGGGAGTCGGGTTCAGATGCTTGGAAAGCATATATGCGCAGACAGACCAACACCATTAATTATAGCACGGAGCTCCCCTTAGCACAAGGGATTACGTTTAATCTTTAA
- the lat gene encoding L-lysine 6-transaminase, producing MSTVHEILSKHLLADGFPIVMDMEKSHGSYLVDQKGDEYLDLFSMFASVAIGYNHPHLLAQKEFLGKMAINKPALSDIYPKEFADFMEVFERVAMPKELQYCFFIAGGTLAVENTLKAAFDWKTRLNLAQGIEKEASQVIHFKEAFHGRSGYTLSLTNTKDPRKYMYFPKFNWPRITNPKLTFPVTETVLQGVIEKEKMAIREIRNALAQHPNDIACIIIEPIQAEGGDNHFRKEFFQSLRDICDEHDILLIFDEVQTGIGLTGSMWAYQHIGVVPDLVAFGKKTQVCGLLANKDKFDRVEKHVFQESSRINSTFGGDFTDMMRFKLILEVIEQENLIELITQKGAYFMQQLETLAIHHPQISNIRGQGLFIAFDFENEQVRDQFIKDAFAEKLILLGCGKLSIRFRPHLNILMEEIDAAIAIMNRIL from the coding sequence ATGAGTACAGTTCACGAAATATTATCCAAACATTTACTAGCCGATGGCTTTCCAATTGTCATGGATATGGAAAAATCACACGGCTCTTATTTAGTTGATCAAAAAGGAGATGAATATCTCGACTTATTTAGCATGTTTGCTTCGGTCGCCATTGGTTATAACCATCCTCATCTCTTAGCACAAAAGGAATTTTTAGGTAAAATGGCGATTAATAAACCTGCATTATCCGATATCTATCCTAAAGAGTTCGCTGATTTTATGGAAGTCTTCGAACGTGTGGCTATGCCCAAAGAATTACAGTATTGCTTTTTTATTGCTGGAGGAACTTTGGCTGTAGAAAACACGTTAAAAGCTGCATTTGATTGGAAAACAAGATTAAATTTGGCGCAAGGTATCGAAAAGGAGGCTTCTCAGGTTATTCACTTTAAAGAAGCATTTCATGGCAGATCGGGTTATACCCTTTCGTTGACCAATACGAAAGACCCAAGAAAATACATGTATTTTCCAAAATTTAACTGGCCAAGAATTACCAATCCAAAATTGACCTTTCCGGTTACGGAAACAGTATTACAAGGAGTCATTGAAAAAGAAAAAATGGCCATTCGAGAAATCAGAAATGCACTTGCTCAACATCCGAATGATATCGCCTGTATCATTATCGAACCAATTCAAGCGGAAGGTGGTGATAATCATTTTAGAAAAGAATTTTTTCAGTCCTTACGCGATATTTGTGATGAGCATGATATTCTATTGATTTTTGATGAAGTCCAAACAGGGATTGGTTTGACCGGTTCGATGTGGGCCTATCAGCATATTGGAGTTGTTCCCGATTTAGTTGCATTTGGCAAGAAAACTCAGGTCTGTGGATTACTTGCTAACAAGGACAAGTTTGATCGAGTAGAAAAACATGTTTTTCAAGAATCTTCGCGCATCAATTCAACATTTGGAGGGGACTTTACGGATATGATGCGTTTTAAACTGATATTAGAAGTCATAGAGCAGGAAAACTTAATTGAACTTATCACGCAGAAGGGAGCCTATTTTATGCAACAGCTCGAAACATTAGCGATTCATCATCCGCAGATCAGTAATATTAGGGGACAAGGTTTATTTATTGCTTTCGATTTTGAAAATGAACAGGTAAGAGATCAATTTATTAAAGATGCATTTGCAGAAAAACTGATCTTATTGGGGTGTGGAAAGCTTTCTATTCGTTTTAGACCACATCTCAATATCCTTATGGAGGAAATTGATGCGGCCATTGCGATTATGAATCGCATCTTATAA